From a single Thermothielavioides terrestris NRRL 8126 chromosome 1, complete sequence genomic region:
- a CDS encoding 60S ribosomal protein L30: MAPKKSKSDAQSIGAKLALVIKSGKVVLGYRSTLKALRSGKAKLILIAANTPPLRKSELEYYSMMSKTSVHHYSGTNIELGTACGKLFRCSTMAILDAGDSDILNDQQA, from the exons ATGGCCCCCAAGAAGTCCAAGTCCGACGCCCAGTCCATCGGCGCCAAG CTTGCCCTCGTCATCAAGTCGGGCAAGGTCGTTCTGGGTTACCGGAGCACCCTGAAGGCCCTCCGCAGCGGCAAGGCGAAGCTTATCTTGATTGCC GCCAATACTCCTCCCCTTCGCAAGTCCGAGCTCGAGTA CTACTCGATGATGTCCAAGACGTCAGTCCACCACTACAGTGGCACCAAC ATTGAGCTCGGCACCGCTTGCGGAAAGCTCTTCCGCTGCTCCACCATGGCCATCCTGGATGCCGGTGACAGTGATATTCTCAACGACCAGCAGGCCTAA